A portion of the Sphaerochaeta pleomorpha str. Grapes genome contains these proteins:
- a CDS encoding O-antigen ligase family protein, protein MIRNDMKYVIFTLALVLGVPVIAGATAFSKQLKRLAFSVMVVSFLFGSKFSINIMSMEFYRGPVRGFEVTFADIIAMGLVIGMLLRTGSKIIWHPRFLFPLLAFFVFAIINVQKSMYQVYGWFVVWQLFRMGFMYWCVLNFFATEDFDHDAILALMQGYIATGWILGAISFKQKYLDGIYRTNAFFDHSNTVPSFCLIILCVLLTWVIFDSNLSKVRFVLGFFASLGLVFAIFSTGSRTGMVTAAGSMVCAIVIAIHKTQRTGRMRFTIAFLIACMVLGGLMVMDTVIDRFLNAPESSGEARNEFEIAAIMMADDFEIGVGLNQYSQILTDLKKYREHFEVMKNEEEGGVAHHIYLLTAAEMGYGGMYAFISIVVLFGLSMVIYGISWKSLEQRLLLALAVGFFVLFLIGFYEWVIRQSTVLYQLVVAVGFGQALIYSVKLQKRKQSRSLGGDQ, encoded by the coding sequence ATGATTCGCAATGATATGAAATATGTGATTTTCACCCTGGCCCTTGTGCTTGGGGTTCCCGTAATTGCAGGGGCAACAGCATTTTCGAAACAACTCAAGAGACTTGCCTTCTCTGTTATGGTAGTCTCTTTTCTCTTTGGGTCTAAATTCAGTATCAATATTATGTCCATGGAGTTTTATCGAGGTCCGGTAAGGGGCTTTGAGGTGACTTTTGCTGATATCATTGCAATGGGGCTTGTTATTGGTATGTTGCTCAGGACAGGGAGCAAGATTATCTGGCACCCAAGGTTCCTCTTTCCGTTACTTGCTTTCTTTGTGTTTGCCATCATAAATGTACAGAAGTCCATGTATCAGGTTTACGGCTGGTTTGTTGTCTGGCAATTGTTCAGGATGGGGTTCATGTATTGGTGTGTACTCAATTTTTTTGCAACGGAAGACTTTGACCATGATGCAATTCTGGCTCTGATGCAGGGGTATATTGCTACAGGGTGGATTCTCGGGGCAATTTCTTTCAAACAAAAATATCTCGATGGTATATATCGGACGAATGCGTTTTTCGACCACTCCAATACCGTCCCCTCTTTTTGTCTCATCATTTTATGCGTTTTGCTCACTTGGGTTATCTTTGACAGCAATCTGTCAAAAGTTCGGTTTGTTTTGGGTTTTTTTGCATCACTGGGCCTTGTCTTTGCCATTTTCTCTACCGGTTCAAGGACAGGGATGGTTACTGCAGCAGGTTCTATGGTATGTGCAATAGTGATTGCAATCCATAAGACCCAGCGAACGGGACGCATGCGTTTTACCATTGCTTTTTTGATTGCCTGTATGGTGCTTGGTGGCCTTATGGTCATGGATACGGTCATCGACCGGTTTCTCAATGCACCTGAGTCGAGTGGGGAAGCGCGAAATGAATTTGAGATAGCTGCAATCATGATGGCCGATGACTTTGAAATCGGGGTTGGGTTGAACCAATACTCGCAAATATTGACTGACCTGAAAAAATATAGGGAACATTTCGAGGTAATGAAAAATGAAGAGGAAGGCGGGGTTGCCCACCATATCTATCTGCTAACCGCTGCGGAGATGGGCTATGGAGGTATGTACGCTTTTATTTCAATTGTTGTACTATTCGGCTTATCAATGGTAATCTATGGAATCTCATGGAAAAGCCTGGAGCAACGGTTGCTATTGGCTTTGGCCGTTGGTTTCTTTGTGTTGTTTCTGATAGGTTTCTATGAGTGGGTAATTCGGCAATCTACAGTTCTCTACCAGCTGGTTGTTGCGGTGGGTTTTGGACAGGCGCTTATCTATAGTGTGAAGTTGCAGAAAAGGAAACAATCACGCAGCCTTGGGGGAGACCAATAA
- the pyk gene encoding pyruvate kinase, which translates to MSEQGTYTKIVATVGPASNTFEIIKAIIEEGARVIRLNFSHGSAEEQQLRYDLARKASVELGIPIAIVQDLQGPKIRVGTLEEPSFEIKKGEKLTITTDQCSGTKDRISIDYPYLHEEVHKGSQILINDGLISLVVEKVEGRDILCTIAEDGTLFPRKGVNLPGIPLHHLSSFTEKDEKDLAFAFANNIDYVALSFVRTGEDVASLRAYMLKTFGREIPIISKIEKPEAVSDIDRIIKQSSAIMIARGDLGVEVLPEEVPLIQKSIIRKCLSAGVPVITATQMLESMMHNPRPTRAETNDVANAVLDGTSAVMLSGETAAGEYPLQAVRTMKRIASLSERSVEFKRLVLNQIHALEQGTQRKKQTKTEAVGLATRELALSIHASYIACFTHSGSTARLIAKFRPSVPIIAFSPKLETVQRLALSWGVNPILIQDLNSVDELLDYAPHYLQEKGFVQPGDTVVVTAGVPVGSSGQTNMIKVVEIE; encoded by the coding sequence ATGAGTGAACAAGGAACCTATACTAAGATCGTTGCAACTGTTGGTCCCGCCTCCAATACCTTCGAAATTATCAAAGCCATTATTGAGGAGGGTGCACGGGTAATCAGGTTGAATTTCAGCCATGGGTCGGCAGAAGAACAACAACTTCGTTATGATCTGGCTCGAAAAGCATCTGTTGAACTGGGCATTCCCATCGCCATCGTCCAGGATCTGCAGGGACCGAAAATTCGTGTCGGCACCTTGGAGGAACCTTCCTTTGAAATCAAGAAAGGGGAGAAACTCACCATCACTACAGACCAGTGTTCGGGAACCAAGGATAGGATTTCCATCGATTATCCCTATCTTCATGAGGAAGTACACAAGGGTTCCCAGATTCTTATCAATGATGGCCTTATTTCGCTTGTTGTTGAAAAAGTTGAAGGCAGGGACATACTCTGCACCATTGCGGAGGACGGTACCCTATTCCCAAGGAAAGGAGTAAACCTGCCTGGGATTCCGTTGCATCATCTCAGTTCCTTTACGGAGAAAGACGAGAAAGACCTCGCTTTTGCCTTTGCAAACAACATCGACTATGTCGCCTTGTCATTTGTACGAACAGGCGAGGATGTAGCCTCCTTGAGGGCATATATGCTCAAGACGTTTGGAAGGGAAATCCCTATAATTTCCAAAATTGAAAAACCCGAGGCTGTCTCTGATATCGATCGTATCATCAAGCAATCGAGCGCAATAATGATTGCCCGGGGTGATTTGGGTGTTGAGGTATTACCGGAAGAAGTCCCCCTGATCCAAAAATCGATAATTCGGAAATGCCTTTCAGCCGGAGTGCCTGTCATTACCGCTACCCAGATGCTGGAATCGATGATGCATAATCCCAGGCCTACCAGGGCAGAGACCAATGATGTGGCAAATGCAGTGCTCGACGGGACGAGCGCCGTGATGCTTTCAGGCGAGACTGCCGCAGGGGAATATCCTTTGCAGGCAGTGCGGACCATGAAGCGGATAGCCTCTTTGAGTGAGAGGAGTGTCGAGTTCAAACGATTGGTCTTGAACCAGATACATGCTCTGGAACAGGGGACACAACGCAAGAAACAGACGAAGACCGAAGCAGTGGGGCTTGCGACGAGAGAACTGGCATTGTCAATCCATGCCTCCTACATTGCATGCTTTACGCATTCTGGCAGCACTGCCCGCCTCATTGCAAAATTCCGCCCCAGTGTTCCGATTATTGCTTTTTCGCCAAAATTGGAGACCGTGCAACGATTGGCTCTTTCCTGGGGGGTGAACCCAATCCTGATTCAAGACTTGAATTCCGTAGATGAACTACTTGATTACGCTCCCCATTATTTGCAGGAAAAAGGTTTCGTGCAACCTGGGGATACCGTGGTGGTAACTGCCGGGGTCCCTGTGGGGAGTTCCGGACAAACCAACATGATCAAGGTCGTGGAAATAGAATAG
- a CDS encoding sugar phosphate nucleotidyltransferase has product MHIILLSGGSGKRLWPLSNEVRSKQFLPILQGKEGRQESMVQRVYRQIQEAGLGSNVTIAAGKAQHDALKSQLGDAVTIVLEPERRDTFPAIALSSAYLSWEKHVPSDEVVVVLPVDVYADLGYFKTLGKMEELVKKNVSDLVLMGITPDHPSEKYGYIIRGEEIEGNQIVKSFVEKPEKEKAETLIAEGACWNGGVFAFRLGYLMQILKKHTDVSTYQQLYETYTTLKKISFDYEVVENATSISMVPYKGKWKDLGTWDILAKELGPGCIGKCLIAEPSGDTFIINELDIPIVALGTGNLVIAASPDGILVSSPSKSPVLKKYVDPMKLRIRHEELLWGEYTVIDATEVADGPKTCTKRVAMTANSFREFSSHEGSETVLVVIQGEIEVQSYAGQLKQMLPLDTLKIGENHDFAIRSTKDSIFMEIHREA; this is encoded by the coding sequence ATGCATATCATTTTATTATCAGGCGGATCAGGAAAACGATTATGGCCACTATCCAATGAAGTTCGCTCCAAACAGTTCCTCCCCATCCTGCAAGGGAAAGAGGGAAGACAGGAATCGATGGTGCAGCGTGTTTATCGGCAGATACAAGAAGCCGGATTAGGGTCCAATGTCACAATAGCAGCAGGAAAAGCCCAACATGATGCCCTTAAAAGTCAACTCGGAGATGCCGTTACCATAGTTTTGGAACCAGAACGAAGGGATACCTTTCCGGCAATCGCCCTATCCTCGGCTTACCTATCCTGGGAAAAGCACGTTCCCTCTGATGAGGTAGTGGTAGTACTTCCTGTCGATGTATATGCAGATCTGGGATATTTCAAAACCCTTGGGAAAATGGAAGAACTTGTCAAAAAAAATGTTTCCGACCTTGTGCTGATGGGAATCACTCCGGACCATCCGTCTGAAAAATATGGATACATTATCAGGGGAGAAGAGATAGAGGGGAACCAGATTGTAAAGAGCTTTGTTGAAAAACCCGAAAAAGAAAAGGCTGAAACCCTGATTGCAGAAGGTGCCTGCTGGAATGGTGGTGTATTTGCTTTTCGCCTTGGGTACCTGATGCAGATTCTCAAGAAACATACCGATGTGTCGACGTACCAACAGCTGTACGAAACCTATACAACCTTAAAAAAAATCAGTTTTGACTATGAAGTGGTAGAAAACGCCACATCCATCAGCATGGTACCCTATAAAGGAAAATGGAAGGATTTAGGCACTTGGGATATTCTGGCAAAGGAATTGGGCCCCGGTTGTATCGGAAAATGCCTGATAGCAGAACCCTCAGGTGACACCTTCATCATCAATGAACTGGATATCCCAATCGTAGCGCTGGGAACAGGAAATCTTGTCATTGCAGCAAGCCCTGACGGCATCTTGGTTTCCTCCCCCTCAAAAAGCCCGGTACTCAAGAAATATGTCGACCCTATGAAATTACGAATTCGCCATGAAGAACTACTATGGGGTGAATATACAGTAATCGATGCAACAGAAGTTGCCGATGGCCCTAAAACCTGTACAAAAAGGGTAGCAATGACAGCGAACAGTTTCAGGGAATTTTCCTCCCATGAGGGTTCCGAAACTGTGCTGGTAGTCATCCAAGGAGAGATCGAGGTCCAAAGCTATGCAGGCCAATTGAAACAGATGCTTCCCTTGGATACCCTGAAAATCGGCGAAAACCATGATTTCGCCATCCGTTCAACAAAGGATAGCATTTTCATGGAAATCCATAGGGAAGCATAA